In Roseomonas marmotae, a single window of DNA contains:
- a CDS encoding LTA synthase family protein, whose amino-acid sequence MPWLTGLVTGLPLAGLALADATKRAVLDEPVVFSDAAMLPLVVRHPSLYLPFAGTGWVIGGAGLGLLLLLTLAMLEPQARLGWPLRATLLALAMVLAALLLMPPKSLRRALARDPAIDTARFGIFACLSLYRSVAWAERRPRRAAHPADPPAFRPAGGGKAPHVVLVQAESFWDPRETMPDLPPGLLPHWDRLGAEALARGRLTVPGFGANTMRAEFAALTGIGPDGLGLDRFNPYFRFAVAGLRSLPRTLRAAGYRALVLHPFDRRFFGRHRVMPALGFERFESQRHFAGAARKGVHVADAAVAERVLHHLSATPGPALVFAITMQAHGPWPGEDPRAGWLAHLRDADAMLGRLADAAARLDRPLLLCVYGDHQPALPGATTWTDRRTDWLLWRSDRRSQAPTRRDIPAEGIFTALAETLRE is encoded by the coding sequence ATGCCCTGGCTCACCGGTCTCGTCACCGGCCTGCCCCTGGCCGGCCTGGCCCTGGCCGATGCCACCAAGCGCGCCGTGCTGGATGAGCCCGTGGTCTTCAGCGATGCCGCCATGCTGCCGCTGGTGGTGCGGCACCCCTCCCTCTACCTGCCATTCGCCGGCACCGGCTGGGTGATCGGCGGCGCGGGCCTCGGCCTGCTGCTGTTGCTGACGCTGGCCATGCTGGAGCCACAGGCCCGGCTCGGCTGGCCCCTCCGCGCCACGCTGCTGGCGCTGGCGATGGTCCTGGCCGCGCTGCTGCTCATGCCGCCGAAATCCCTGCGCCGCGCCCTGGCCCGCGACCCCGCCATCGACACGGCCCGATTCGGCATCTTCGCCTGCCTTTCGCTCTATCGCTCCGTCGCCTGGGCGGAACGCCGGCCGCGCCGCGCCGCCCATCCCGCCGATCCGCCGGCCTTCCGGCCAGCGGGAGGCGGGAAGGCGCCGCATGTGGTGCTGGTACAGGCCGAATCCTTCTGGGACCCTCGCGAGACCATGCCGGACCTGCCGCCCGGCCTGCTGCCGCACTGGGACCGGCTGGGCGCCGAGGCCCTGGCGCGCGGGCGGCTGACGGTGCCGGGCTTCGGCGCCAATACCATGCGGGCCGAGTTCGCCGCGCTGACGGGCATCGGGCCGGACGGGCTGGGGCTGGACCGCTTCAACCCCTATTTCCGTTTCGCCGTGGCGGGGCTGCGTTCCCTGCCGCGCACGCTGCGGGCGGCCGGCTATCGCGCCCTGGTGCTGCATCCCTTCGACCGCCGCTTCTTCGGCCGGCACCGCGTGATGCCGGCGCTGGGCTTCGAGCGGTTCGAGAGCCAACGCCACTTCGCGGGCGCGGCACGCAAAGGGGTGCATGTGGCCGATGCCGCGGTGGCGGAGCGTGTCCTGCACCACCTCTCCGCGACGCCGGGGCCGGCCCTGGTCTTCGCCATCACCATGCAGGCGCATGGCCCCTGGCCGGGGGAGGACCCGCGCGCGGGTTGGCTGGCGCATCTGCGCGACGCCGATGCGATGCTCGGCCGCCTGGCCGATGCGGCGGCGCGGCTGGACCGGCCGCTGCTGCTCTGCGTCTATGGCGACCACCAGCCCGCGCTGCCCGGCGCCACCACCTGGACCGACCGGCGCACGGATTGGCTGCTCTGGCGCAGCGACCGTCGCTCCCAGGCGCCGACGCGCCGGGACATCCCGGCCGAGGGGATTTTCACGGCCCTGGCGGAGACGTTGCGGGAATGA
- a CDS encoding LLM class flavin-dependent oxidoreductase, with product MIPFSVLDLAPVPAGSDVSQAFRNSLSLAQHAENLGYHRFWLAEHHNMPGIASAATAVVIGHVAAGTKRIRVGSGGIMLPNHAPLMVAEQFGTLEALFPGRIDLGLGRAPGTDQRTMRALRRNLDAHGDSFPQDVVELMAYFQPAQPNQAVRAVPGNGLNVPIWLLGSSLFSAQLAAMLGLPFAFASHFAPDLLMQALRAYREGFRPSETLEKPYAMVAANVIAADTDAEAKRLFTSLQQQFVNLRRGTPGLLPPPVDRIEDYAAPHELAGASRALACAYVGTPETVRRGLEGFLRETGADELMVTAQIHDHAARLRSFELVAGLREELARAA from the coding sequence ATGATTCCCTTCTCCGTCCTGGATCTGGCTCCCGTTCCCGCCGGGTCCGACGTCTCGCAGGCCTTCCGCAACAGCCTGTCGCTCGCCCAGCATGCCGAGAACCTCGGCTATCACCGCTTCTGGCTGGCCGAGCACCACAACATGCCTGGCATCGCGAGTGCCGCGACCGCCGTGGTCATCGGCCATGTGGCGGCGGGCACGAAGCGCATCCGCGTGGGCTCGGGCGGCATCATGCTGCCCAATCACGCACCGCTGATGGTGGCCGAGCAGTTCGGCACGCTGGAGGCGCTCTTCCCCGGCCGCATCGACCTGGGCCTGGGACGCGCGCCCGGCACGGACCAGCGCACCATGCGCGCGCTGCGCCGGAACCTGGACGCGCATGGCGACAGCTTCCCGCAGGATGTCGTGGAGCTGATGGCCTATTTCCAGCCGGCCCAGCCGAACCAGGCGGTGCGCGCCGTGCCCGGCAACGGGCTGAATGTGCCGATCTGGCTGCTGGGTTCCAGCCTCTTCAGCGCGCAGCTGGCGGCCATGCTGGGTCTGCCCTTCGCCTTCGCCTCGCATTTCGCGCCGGATCTGCTGATGCAGGCGCTGCGGGCCTATCGCGAGGGCTTCCGCCCGTCGGAAACGCTGGAAAAGCCCTATGCCATGGTCGCGGCGAATGTCATCGCGGCCGATACGGACGCCGAGGCGAAGCGGCTTTTCACCTCTCTGCAACAGCAATTCGTCAATCTGCGACGGGGCACGCCGGGCCTGCTGCCGCCGCCGGTGGACCGTATCGAGGATTACGCCGCCCCGCATGAGCTGGCGGGCGCGAGCCGGGCATTGGCCTGCGCCTATGTCGGCACGCCGGAGACGGTGCGGCGCGGACTCGAAGGCTTCCTGCGCGAGACGGGCGCCGACGAGTTGATGGTGACGGCCCAGATCCACGACCATGCCGCCCGGCTGCGCTCCTTCGAGCTGGTGGCCGGATTGCGGGAGGAGCTGGCGCGGGCCGCCTGA
- a CDS encoding NADPH-dependent oxidoreductase, which yields MDSSLRDLLGARYGAAAPEGVLPLNPVLETLLAHRTLRSFDSRPLPEGLAETLVAAAQSAASSSNMQTWSVVVVRDPARRARLAELSANQGFAAKAPLFLAFIADTSRLRRMSERHGEPMEGLDYLELFMVACIDAGLAAQNATVAAESLGLGTCYIGALRNRPEEVAQELGLPPGAVALFGLCVGYADPQAPAPQIKPRLPQSTILHQERYNTAREQEAVESYDATLTAFSLSQGIGPQGWIRRMFTRLGTPAALQGRHRMKEVLRNLGFPLR from the coding sequence ATGGATTCGAGCCTCCGTGACTTGCTGGGGGCCCGCTATGGCGCCGCCGCGCCTGAGGGTGTTCTGCCACTGAACCCGGTGCTGGAGACGCTGCTGGCCCACCGTACCCTGCGGAGCTTCGATTCCCGCCCGCTGCCGGAAGGCCTGGCGGAGACGCTGGTCGCGGCGGCGCAATCGGCTGCCAGTTCCTCCAACATGCAGACCTGGAGCGTGGTGGTGGTACGCGACCCCGCCCGCCGGGCGCGGCTGGCCGAGCTTTCTGCAAACCAGGGCTTCGCCGCCAAGGCACCGCTCTTCCTGGCCTTCATCGCCGATACCTCCCGCCTGCGGCGCATGTCGGAACGTCATGGCGAGCCCATGGAGGGCCTCGACTATCTCGAGCTCTTCATGGTCGCCTGCATCGATGCGGGGCTTGCGGCGCAGAACGCGACGGTCGCGGCGGAATCCCTGGGCCTCGGCACCTGTTATATCGGCGCCCTGCGGAACCGGCCTGAGGAGGTGGCGCAGGAACTGGGCTTGCCCCCCGGCGCCGTTGCGCTGTTCGGCCTCTGCGTCGGCTATGCCGACCCGCAGGCGCCAGCGCCGCAGATCAAGCCGCGCCTGCCCCAATCCACCATCCTGCACCAGGAGCGCTACAATACCGCGCGGGAGCAGGAGGCCGTGGAATCCTACGACGCCACGCTGACGGCTTTCTCACTCTCGCAGGGCATAGGGCCGCAGGGATGGATCCGGCGCATGTTCACGCGCCTCGGCACCCCCGCCGCCTTGCAGGGACGGCACCGGATGAAGGAAGTGCTGAGGAACCTCGGCTTCCCGCTGCGCTAG
- a CDS encoding EscF/YscF/HrpA family type III secretion system needle major subunit yields MGRELLNGLRLLAHRSFGVLAAPAKAKADRKMIMNDAPTALVPLDDASLDQVIGGVGIPGGSPTFEAITLSLGQVTAGREDALHASVPTIAPEPTADMLAMQQQMQQWSMMTQIQSTIVKGLSDAMKGVVQKAT; encoded by the coding sequence ATGGGCCGCGAGTTGCTGAATGGCCTGCGGTTGCTTGCGCACCGAAGCTTTGGCGTGCTAGCGGCGCCCGCCAAGGCAAAGGCCGATCGGAAGATGATCATGAACGACGCCCCGACAGCCTTGGTGCCATTGGACGACGCCAGCCTGGATCAGGTCATTGGGGGTGTCGGCATTCCGGGGGGCAGCCCCACCTTTGAGGCGATAACCCTCTCTCTGGGTCAGGTCACAGCCGGCAGGGAGGACGCGCTGCATGCGTCTGTTCCGACCATCGCCCCCGAACCCACGGCGGACATGCTCGCGATGCAGCAACAGATGCAGCAGTGGTCGATGATGACGCAGATCCAGTCCACTATCGTGAAGGGCCTCAGCGACGCGATGAAGGGCGTCGTGCAGAAGGCAACCTGA